The proteins below are encoded in one region of Pseudoduganella armeniaca:
- a CDS encoding M14 family metallopeptidase: protein MTIKISQNFDSGAIEVVNASDCANIELKLRSDSHADIRQWFHFRVQGARGQALALRFTNAGEATYAKGFEDYNAVASYDGENWFRVPTSFDGQVMTIRHTPDLDSVYYAYFEPYSWERHLRLLGEVAENPIARVSDLGSTIDGRDMNLITIGNPQAEKKIWFIARQHPGESMAEWFVEGLIDALLDDANPIARKLLQRCVFHIVPNMNPDGSARGNLRTNAAGANLNREWMTPSLERSPEVLCVKEKIHATGVDMFFDIHGDEALPYNFVAGNEMLEKFTPEQAAAQKAFIERYKNASPDFQDKVGYPVSKYKEDMLTLASKYIGHHFGCLALTLEMPFKDNADLPVSHVGWNGARSAALGAAILQPILLSLDD, encoded by the coding sequence ATGACAATCAAGATCAGCCAGAACTTCGACTCCGGCGCCATCGAGGTGGTGAACGCGAGCGATTGCGCCAACATCGAACTGAAACTGCGCAGCGACTCGCATGCCGACATCCGCCAGTGGTTCCACTTCCGGGTGCAGGGCGCGCGCGGCCAGGCATTGGCGCTGCGCTTCACCAACGCCGGCGAGGCCACGTATGCCAAGGGCTTCGAGGACTACAACGCCGTGGCCAGCTACGATGGCGAGAACTGGTTCCGCGTGCCGACCTCGTTCGACGGCCAGGTGATGACGATCCGCCATACCCCTGACCTGGACAGCGTCTACTACGCCTACTTCGAGCCGTATTCGTGGGAGCGCCACCTGCGCCTGCTGGGCGAAGTGGCGGAGAATCCGATCGCGCGCGTGTCGGACCTGGGTTCCACCATCGACGGGCGCGACATGAACCTGATCACCATCGGCAATCCCCAGGCGGAAAAGAAGATCTGGTTCATCGCGCGCCAGCACCCGGGCGAATCGATGGCCGAGTGGTTCGTCGAAGGCCTGATCGACGCGCTGCTGGACGACGCCAACCCGATCGCCCGCAAGCTGCTGCAGCGCTGCGTGTTCCACATCGTGCCGAACATGAACCCGGACGGCTCCGCCCGCGGCAACCTGCGCACCAATGCGGCCGGCGCCAACCTGAACCGCGAATGGATGACGCCGAGCCTGGAACGCTCGCCCGAGGTGCTGTGCGTGAAGGAGAAGATCCACGCGACCGGCGTCGACATGTTCTTCGACATCCACGGCGACGAGGCGCTGCCGTACAACTTCGTGGCCGGCAACGAGATGCTGGAAAAATTCACGCCGGAGCAGGCCGCCGCACAGAAGGCGTTCATCGAGCGCTACAAGAACGCCAGCCCGGACTTCCAGGACAAGGTCGGCTACCCGGTGAGCAAGTACAAGGAAGACATGCTGACCTTGGCATCGAAGTACATCGGCCACCACTTCGGCTGCCTGGCGCTGACGCTGGAAATGCCGTTCAAGGACAACGCCGACCTGCCGGTGTCGCACGTGGGCTGGAACGGCGCGCGCAGCGCGGCGCTGGGCGCGGCCATCCTGCAGCCGATCCTGCTGTCGCTGGACGACTGA
- a CDS encoding catalase, giving the protein MSQQITTASGIPVADNQNSASAGSRGPLLLQDFHLIEKLQHFNRERIPERVVHAKGSGAYGKFTVTHDITRYTKAKLFSAIGKETETFLRFSTVGGEKGSADTERDPRGFAVRFYTEEGNWDLVGNNTPVFFIKDGIKFPDFIHTQKRLAQSNLKSPTAMFDFWSKAPESLHQVTTLFSSRGTPDGYRHMDGFGSHTFSLINDAGERVYVKWHFKTQQGIKNLTAADAVRLAGEDPDYAQRDLFNAIAAGDFPRWTVYVQTATEAELAAWEQRTGWNPFDLTKVWPHGDFPLQQVGVLELNRNPLNYHAEVEQAALSPANVVPGMGYSPDKMLQARLFAYHDAQLYRVGTNHQHLPVNAPRCPFHNQQRDGAMALANGGAEQNYATVDAAGTNPQGLGHGEPALALNGPAARYDGRGVEDDYTQAGNLFRLLPADEKQALFDNLAGPLSQVPDEIVFRQLAHFDQADAAYGAGVRAALKARGRNVD; this is encoded by the coding sequence ATGAGCCAGCAGATCACGACCGCGTCCGGCATTCCTGTCGCCGACAACCAGAATTCCGCCAGCGCCGGCTCCCGTGGCCCGCTGTTGCTGCAGGACTTCCACCTGATCGAAAAGCTGCAGCACTTCAACCGCGAGCGCATTCCAGAGCGCGTGGTGCACGCCAAGGGTTCGGGCGCCTACGGCAAGTTCACCGTCACGCACGATATCACCCGCTATACCAAGGCCAAGCTGTTTTCCGCCATCGGCAAGGAAACGGAAACGTTCCTGCGCTTCTCCACCGTGGGCGGCGAGAAGGGCAGCGCCGATACGGAACGCGATCCGCGCGGCTTTGCCGTCCGTTTCTATACGGAAGAGGGCAACTGGGACCTGGTCGGCAACAACACGCCCGTGTTCTTCATCAAGGACGGCATCAAGTTCCCTGATTTCATCCACACGCAGAAGCGCCTGGCGCAATCGAACCTGAAGTCGCCGACGGCCATGTTCGATTTCTGGAGCAAGGCTCCCGAGTCGCTGCACCAGGTCACGACCTTGTTCTCCAGCCGCGGCACGCCGGACGGCTACCGCCACATGGACGGCTTCGGCAGCCACACGTTCAGCCTGATCAACGACGCGGGCGAGCGCGTCTACGTCAAGTGGCACTTCAAGACCCAGCAGGGCATCAAGAACCTGACGGCGGCCGACGCGGTGCGTCTGGCCGGTGAAGATCCCGACTACGCGCAGCGCGACCTGTTCAACGCCATCGCTGCCGGCGATTTCCCACGCTGGACGGTGTACGTGCAGACCGCCACCGAAGCCGAGCTGGCCGCCTGGGAACAGCGCACCGGCTGGAACCCGTTCGACCTGACCAAGGTGTGGCCGCACGGCGACTTCCCGCTGCAGCAGGTGGGCGTGCTGGAACTGAACCGCAATCCGCTGAACTACCACGCCGAAGTGGAGCAGGCCGCGCTGTCGCCGGCCAACGTGGTGCCGGGCATGGGCTACTCGCCGGACAAGATGCTGCAAGCGCGCCTGTTTGCCTACCACGACGCGCAGCTGTACCGCGTGGGCACCAACCACCAGCACCTGCCGGTAAACGCGCCACGCTGCCCGTTCCACAACCAGCAGCGTGACGGCGCGATGGCACTGGCCAACGGTGGCGCCGAGCAGAACTACGCTACCGTCGATGCCGCCGGCACCAATCCGCAAGGGCTGGGCCACGGCGAGCCGGCCCTGGCATTGAACGGCCCGGCGGCGCGCTACGACGGCCGCGGCGTCGAGGACGACTACACGCAGGCCGGCAACCTGTTCCGCCTGCTGCCGGCGGACGAGAAGCAGGCGCTGTTCGACAACCTGGCCGGCCCGCTGTCGCAGGTACCGGACGAGATCGTATTCCGCCAGTTGGCGCACTTCGACCAGGCCGATGCCGCCTACGGCGCCGGCGTGCGCGCCGCGCTGAAGGCCCGCGGCCGCAACGTCGATTAA
- a CDS encoding DUF4214 domain-containing protein has protein sequence MPTKFDFSSLVSSTGNPDNEQSRSAYQTVDGHTLELTGDRGGWAVVDENAYANMDVAVLHGAALFNGLGTAATTLRLSLDPGTMFDLTSLNLWDQNMAAGLQFRLTTSKGSVDTAPTDAQGGVAFQSYSPLLQGVSWVDISMTYPEQPFSPALDDIVLSNISFVPRFSAFDFTLPVQRNSEAVDIASLLRVTDVDSGQTLTWTQASGPSHGTLVMSNATAAAGDHDIAPGGTLTYQPAAGYAGMDSFTIRVSDGIASTTQLVTVKVAPEQPGVPELDPADDTGAPGDNVTAANAMTFSGTSGAGDNSSSVRVFIDTDRDRVFDAGEANGTATVADGSWRVEHLDTSSLASGTYDVRAIVTSASGNVSSTASEALSIRIDHTPPALTAGAIALSADSGNSASDGITNSAAQTITAQLSAPLEAGDKLLGSVDGGRSWTDLTDKVAGTTLTWTGATLVDGGGIALRVDDETGNRGVTATRAYTLDTLAPSQGMASIALAADTGASATDLVTNVATQIISGTLSAATTFGDIVEVSLDDGAHWQPAQNFTGTSMWSLTGQTLPASGTLQVRVSDTASNHGPATALAYVVDTGAPTAALPAGAELVAPSGTTFTFTVTYGDAGAGIDAATFGTGNVTVRDPHGNLLTVTGCAASGNAATYTVQAPGGSWDGDDAGAYTIGIGAQRVRDVAGNAVAAATATLDVTFSTAPKVTGLALGADTGTSVTDFVTKERTQTIEATLSHALAAGDKVSGSLDNGATWTDITASVEGTAVRWQGVTLADAGTIVIKATDSAGQDSQSASHAFQLITTAPTVAAADIAFVADTGASANDFITRTATQNMGGTLDGVLAAGQFVEVSMDGGAHWVNAAGSAGTWTLHDQVLAGSGIVQVRVSDVAGNHGAVLERHYTIDGEAPLAARPVRADVLDPSGAFTFAVAYTDAGGAGLDPATFGTGNVTVRGAHGALTVSGCTVANGTVTYTVDAPAGGWTAAELGDYTIGIAGTVRDLAGNAVAANANALTFHVGVRPSATITVADTALAAGETTTVTIAFAQAGVRGLDLADLAVAHGTLSGLTSAGDGRTWTATLTPAAGTWADGNTVTLDLGGVMSADGTVVAGSVRSNAYAVQTGTPPQPATNATMDGVPVLALTGTDAATGLAVRTITVQPVAAGRAPGDLADIVLNAAAGSQKASLSVGLPVGAALQLTGPTALLTHEQALLDLAHRLGTQAADAGKAFLAGLATSVPVQTATLVPIASSGTVPLTIGAGGEAASAIVLDARQLAAGATVVLDDVDFAAVVGQATLRGGAGNNYVVGDDARQNIYLGAGDDVLLGGGGDDVVGSAGGDDRLDGGAGNDVTIGGIGNDSLAGGSGDDVLQGGRSDRGAWTFALDGRGMLSARHETATFAPGQYENVTLAELDQAGAELGFLHASAKALTDIALLYQAAFGRAPDLAGLNFYLQGAGDPVSIARGFTTSTEWRETGVERLDNAAFVRQMYEQVLGRKPDAEGFAFWTAQLDGVNGRFATRGEVLAGFALSDEARALHKDGLVIGATGVTQEGGWIAGSGNDRLTGGAGNDVLIGGDGTDTAVFEGKRADAKVTLDADGAVHVVTATGTDTLRSIEAGAFADGVVDLRFTQASAKTLANVGLMYQAVLDRAGDVDGFAFWAAQEVPLGQLAVGFAGSTEFQARYGATDDAGFVRALYANSGLATTAAGGSAAWVEYLQTHSRAELVGAWVAQDAVHDAQFATAGLWLV, from the coding sequence ATGCCCACCAAGTTCGACTTCTCCAGCCTAGTCTCCAGCACCGGAAACCCCGACAACGAGCAGTCACGCTCGGCCTACCAGACCGTCGACGGCCACACGCTGGAGCTGACCGGGGACCGCGGCGGCTGGGCGGTCGTCGATGAGAACGCCTACGCTAATATGGACGTGGCGGTCCTGCACGGCGCCGCGCTGTTCAACGGCCTCGGCACCGCCGCCACCACACTGCGCCTGTCGCTCGATCCCGGCACCATGTTCGACCTGACCTCGCTGAACCTGTGGGACCAGAACATGGCAGCGGGCCTGCAGTTCCGCCTGACCACCAGCAAGGGCAGCGTGGACACGGCGCCGACCGACGCGCAGGGCGGGGTCGCGTTCCAGAGCTACAGCCCGCTGCTGCAGGGCGTCAGCTGGGTCGACATTTCGATGACTTACCCGGAACAGCCGTTCAGCCCGGCCCTGGACGACATCGTGCTGTCCAATATCTCCTTCGTACCCCGCTTCAGTGCCTTCGATTTCACGCTGCCGGTACAGCGCAACAGTGAAGCCGTCGATATCGCCAGCCTGCTGCGCGTTACCGACGTCGACAGCGGCCAGACGCTGACGTGGACGCAAGCCAGTGGTCCGAGCCATGGCACGCTGGTCATGTCGAACGCCACGGCCGCCGCCGGCGACCACGACATCGCACCGGGCGGCACGCTGACCTACCAGCCCGCCGCCGGCTATGCCGGGATGGACAGCTTCACGATCCGCGTCTCGGACGGTATCGCCAGCACGACGCAGCTCGTCACCGTCAAGGTGGCACCCGAGCAGCCGGGCGTGCCAGAACTCGATCCGGCCGACGACACCGGCGCCCCCGGCGACAACGTCACGGCGGCCAACGCGATGACGTTCTCCGGCACCAGCGGCGCGGGCGACAACAGCAGCAGCGTGCGCGTGTTCATCGATACGGACCGCGACCGCGTCTTCGATGCCGGCGAAGCCAACGGCACGGCCACCGTCGCCGACGGCAGCTGGCGCGTGGAACACCTCGACACCTCGAGCCTGGCCAGCGGGACCTACGACGTCCGCGCCATCGTCACTTCGGCCAGCGGCAATGTGTCCAGCACGGCCAGCGAGGCGCTGTCGATCCGCATCGACCATACCCCGCCGGCGCTCACCGCTGGCGCGATCGCGCTGTCGGCCGACTCCGGCAACAGCGCCAGCGACGGCATCACCAACAGCGCGGCGCAGACCATCACCGCGCAGCTGTCGGCGCCGCTGGAGGCCGGCGACAAGCTGCTGGGCTCCGTCGACGGCGGCCGCAGCTGGACCGACCTGACGGACAAGGTTGCCGGCACGACGCTGACCTGGACCGGTGCGACGCTGGTCGACGGCGGCGGCATCGCGCTGCGCGTGGACGACGAGACCGGCAACCGGGGCGTGACGGCCACCCGCGCCTACACGCTCGACACGCTGGCGCCGAGCCAGGGCATGGCGAGCATCGCGCTGGCCGCCGACACCGGCGCCAGCGCCACCGATCTCGTCACGAACGTGGCGACGCAGATCATCTCCGGCACCCTCAGCGCGGCCACGACCTTTGGCGACATCGTCGAGGTTTCGCTCGACGATGGCGCCCACTGGCAGCCCGCGCAGAACTTCACCGGTACCAGCATGTGGTCGCTGACGGGGCAGACGCTGCCCGCCAGCGGCACGCTGCAGGTGCGCGTCAGCGATACCGCCAGCAACCACGGTCCCGCCACCGCGCTGGCCTACGTGGTCGATACCGGCGCGCCCACCGCGGCGCTGCCCGCCGGCGCGGAGCTGGTCGCACCGAGCGGCACCACGTTCACTTTCACGGTGACGTACGGCGATGCCGGCGCGGGCATCGACGCCGCCACGTTCGGCACCGGCAACGTGACGGTGCGCGACCCGCACGGCAACCTGCTGACCGTCACCGGCTGCGCCGCCAGCGGTAACGCCGCCACCTACACGGTGCAGGCGCCGGGCGGCAGCTGGGATGGCGACGATGCGGGCGCCTACACGATCGGCATCGGCGCGCAGCGCGTGCGCGACGTGGCGGGCAACGCCGTCGCCGCCGCAACGGCCACCCTCGACGTTACGTTCAGCACGGCGCCCAAGGTGACCGGGCTGGCGCTGGGCGCCGACACCGGCACCAGCGTGACCGACTTCGTCACGAAGGAGCGCACGCAGACCATCGAGGCCACGTTGAGCCACGCGCTCGCGGCCGGCGACAAGGTATCGGGCTCGCTGGACAACGGCGCCACGTGGACCGACATCACGGCATCCGTGGAAGGCACTGCCGTGCGCTGGCAGGGCGTGACGCTGGCGGACGCCGGCACCATCGTCATCAAGGCCACCGACAGCGCCGGCCAGGACAGCCAGAGCGCCAGCCACGCCTTCCAGCTGATCACCACGGCACCGACCGTGGCCGCCGCGGACATCGCCTTCGTGGCCGATACCGGCGCCAGCGCCAATGACTTCATCACGCGCACGGCCACGCAGAACATGGGTGGCACGTTGGACGGGGTGCTCGCGGCCGGCCAGTTCGTCGAGGTGTCGATGGATGGCGGCGCACACTGGGTCAATGCCGCCGGCAGCGCCGGGACCTGGACGCTGCACGACCAGGTCCTGGCCGGCAGCGGCATCGTGCAGGTGCGCGTCAGCGATGTCGCCGGCAACCACGGCGCCGTGCTGGAACGGCACTACACGATCGATGGCGAAGCGCCGCTGGCGGCGCGCCCGGTGCGCGCCGATGTGCTCGATCCGAGCGGCGCCTTCACGTTCGCCGTCGCCTACACCGATGCGGGCGGGGCCGGGCTCGATCCGGCGACGTTCGGCACCGGCAACGTGACGGTGCGCGGGGCGCACGGCGCGCTGACGGTGTCGGGCTGCACGGTGGCCAACGGCACGGTGACCTATACGGTGGATGCGCCGGCGGGCGGCTGGACTGCCGCCGAGCTGGGCGACTACACCATCGGCATCGCCGGCACCGTGCGCGACCTGGCCGGCAACGCCGTCGCGGCCAACGCCAATGCGCTGACGTTCCACGTCGGCGTGCGCCCGAGCGCGACGATCACGGTGGCCGACACCGCGCTGGCGGCAGGCGAGACGACGACGGTGACGATCGCTTTTGCCCAGGCGGGCGTGCGCGGCCTGGACCTGGCCGACCTGGCGGTGGCGCACGGCACGCTGTCCGGGCTGACAAGCGCGGGCGACGGCCGCACCTGGACCGCCACCCTGACGCCGGCCGCCGGCACCTGGGCGGATGGCAACACGGTCACGCTGGACCTGGGTGGCGTGATGAGCGCCGACGGCACGGTCGTCGCGGGCAGCGTGCGCTCGAACGCCTATGCCGTGCAGACGGGCACGCCGCCACAACCGGCGACGAATGCGACGATGGACGGCGTGCCGGTGCTGGCGCTGACCGGCACCGATGCCGCCACGGGCCTGGCGGTGCGCACGATCACCGTGCAGCCGGTGGCGGCGGGCCGCGCGCCCGGCGACCTGGCCGATATCGTGCTGAACGCGGCGGCGGGCAGCCAGAAGGCCAGTCTCAGTGTCGGCCTGCCGGTCGGCGCGGCCCTGCAACTCACCGGCCCCACGGCGCTGCTGACGCACGAGCAGGCCCTGCTCGACCTGGCGCACCGTCTCGGCACGCAGGCGGCCGATGCCGGCAAGGCCTTCCTGGCCGGGCTGGCGACGAGCGTGCCGGTGCAGACGGCCACGCTGGTGCCCATCGCTTCCTCCGGCACGGTGCCGCTGACGATCGGCGCCGGGGGCGAGGCCGCCAGCGCCATCGTGCTGGACGCGCGCCAGCTGGCGGCCGGCGCCACCGTCGTGCTCGACGACGTGGACTTCGCCGCCGTCGTCGGCCAGGCCACCTTGCGGGGCGGGGCCGGCAACAACTACGTGGTCGGCGACGACGCCCGCCAGAACATCTACCTCGGCGCGGGCGACGACGTGCTGCTGGGCGGCGGCGGCGACGACGTCGTCGGCAGCGCGGGTGGCGACGACAGGCTCGATGGCGGTGCCGGCAACGACGTGACCATCGGCGGCATCGGCAACGACAGCCTGGCGGGCGGCAGCGGCGACGACGTGCTGCAGGGCGGCCGCAGCGATCGCGGCGCCTGGACGTTCGCGCTGGATGGCCGCGGCATGCTGAGCGCGCGCCACGAGACGGCCACGTTCGCGCCGGGCCAGTACGAGAACGTGACCCTGGCGGAACTGGACCAGGCTGGCGCCGAACTGGGCTTCCTGCACGCTTCCGCCAAGGCGTTGACCGATATCGCGCTGCTGTACCAGGCCGCGTTCGGCCGCGCGCCCGACCTGGCAGGGCTGAACTTCTACCTGCAGGGAGCCGGCGACCCCGTGTCGATCGCGCGTGGCTTCACCACGTCGACCGAATGGCGCGAGACCGGCGTGGAGCGGCTGGACAACGCCGCGTTCGTACGCCAGATGTACGAACAAGTCCTGGGCCGCAAGCCCGACGCCGAAGGTTTCGCCTTCTGGACCGCGCAGCTGGACGGCGTCAACGGCCGCTTTGCCACGCGCGGCGAGGTGCTGGCCGGCTTCGCGCTCAGCGACGAGGCGCGGGCGTTGCACAAGGATGGCTTGGTAATTGGCGCAACCGGCGTGACCCAGGAGGGCGGCTGGATCGCCGGCAGCGGCAACGACCGCCTCACGGGCGGCGCCGGCAACGATGTGCTGATCGGCGGCGACGGCACCGATACGGCCGTGTTCGAGGGCAAGCGCGCCGACGCGAAAGTCACGCTGGATGCGGATGGTGCCGTGCATGTCGTCACCGCGACGGGCACGGACACGCTGCGGTCCATCGAGGCGGGCGCGTTCGCCGACGGTGTCGTCGACCTGCGCTTCACGCAGGCTTCCGCCAAGACGCTGGCGAACGTCGGCCTGATGTACCAGGCCGTGCTGGACCGTGCTGGCGACGTGGATGGCTTTGCCTTCTGGGCCGCGCAGGAGGTCCCGCTGGGCCAGCTGGCCGTCGGCTTCGCGGGTTCGACCGAGTTCCAGGCACGCTACGGTGCCACGGACGATGCCGGTTTCGTGCGCGCCCTGTACGCCAATTCCGGGCTGGCCACCACGGCGGCCGGCGGCAGCGCTGCCTGGGTCGAGTACCTGCAGACGCACAGCCGCGCCGAGCTGGTCGGTGCCTGGGTGGCGCAGGACGCGGTGCACGATGCGCAGTTTGCAACGGCGGGTCTGTGGCTGGTATGA
- a CDS encoding succinate CoA transferase, with product MYAHRIRRPELLVRVMSADAAARLFAPAMTVGMSGFTRAGDAKALPRALVERSRGEPLGLTLITGASLGNDSDGLMANAGVIARRLPFQADATLRRKINTGEVLFIDQHLSETAEQLRSGALPAIDIAVIEAVAIRGDGGIVPTMAVGNSASFVQSAKQVIVELNLAAPLALEGLHDIYLPRARPDRAPIPLAAPGDRIGTTAIQVDPARIAAIVITDSPDSPSNVQPPDGETDAIARHVIAFLEGEVAAGRMTPRLLPLQAGIGTIANAVLHGLAQSSFRGLTMYSEVLQDSAIALLDGGQLALASASSITLSAPVHEQFLAHIERYRDRIVLRPQEISNHPEIVRRLGIIGLNTALEFDIYGNVNSTHVGGTHMMNGIGGSGDFARNGELAIFVSKSEAKNGAISSVVPMVAHVDHTEHDVDVLVTEWGLADLRGLAPRERAPLIIERCAHPAYRAALRDYHERALLRGGQTPHLLDEALAWHERHRLTGAMQP from the coding sequence CTGTACGCCCACCGCATCCGCCGCCCCGAGCTGCTGGTGCGCGTGATGTCCGCCGACGCCGCCGCGCGCCTGTTCGCGCCCGCCATGACGGTCGGCATGAGCGGCTTTACCCGCGCCGGCGATGCCAAGGCGCTGCCGCGCGCACTGGTCGAGCGCTCCCGCGGCGAGCCGCTGGGCCTGACCCTGATCACCGGCGCCTCGCTGGGCAACGACAGCGACGGCCTGATGGCCAATGCCGGCGTCATCGCGCGGCGCCTGCCGTTCCAGGCCGACGCCACCTTGCGCCGCAAGATCAATACGGGCGAGGTGCTGTTCATCGACCAGCACCTGTCCGAGACGGCCGAGCAGCTGCGCAGCGGTGCGCTGCCCGCCATCGACATCGCCGTCATCGAGGCCGTGGCCATCCGTGGCGACGGCGGCATCGTGCCGACCATGGCGGTCGGGAACAGCGCCAGCTTCGTGCAAAGTGCCAAGCAGGTCATCGTCGAACTGAACCTGGCCGCACCGCTGGCGCTGGAGGGCCTGCACGACATCTACCTGCCGCGAGCGCGCCCGGACCGCGCCCCGATCCCGCTGGCGGCGCCGGGCGACCGTATCGGCACGACGGCGATCCAGGTCGACCCCGCGCGCATCGCCGCCATCGTCATCACGGACAGTCCGGACAGCCCGTCCAACGTACAGCCGCCGGACGGCGAGACCGATGCCATCGCGCGCCACGTCATCGCGTTCCTGGAAGGTGAGGTGGCGGCCGGGCGCATGACGCCACGGCTGCTGCCGCTGCAGGCCGGCATCGGCACCATCGCCAACGCCGTGCTGCACGGGCTGGCGCAATCGTCGTTCCGCGGCCTGACGATGTATTCCGAGGTGCTGCAGGACTCGGCCATCGCGCTGCTCGATGGCGGCCAGCTGGCGCTGGCGTCGGCGTCGTCGATCACGCTGTCCGCACCCGTGCACGAGCAGTTCCTGGCCCATATCGAGCGCTATCGCGACCGCATCGTGCTGCGCCCGCAGGAGATCAGCAACCATCCCGAGATCGTGCGCCGGCTCGGCATCATCGGCCTGAACACGGCGCTGGAGTTCGACATCTACGGCAACGTCAATTCGACCCACGTGGGCGGCACCCACATGATGAACGGCATCGGCGGTTCGGGCGACTTCGCCCGCAACGGCGAGCTGGCCATCTTCGTCAGCAAGTCGGAGGCCAAGAACGGCGCCATCTCCAGCGTCGTGCCGATGGTGGCGCACGTGGATCACACGGAGCACGACGTCGACGTGCTCGTCACCGAATGGGGCCTGGCCGACCTGCGCGGGCTGGCGCCGCGCGAACGGGCGCCATTGATCATCGAACGTTGCGCCCATCCCGCCTACCGCGCCGCGCTGCGTGACTATCACGAGCGCGCGCTGCTGCGCGGCGGCCAGACGCCGCACCTGCTGGACGAGGCGCTGGCGTGGCACGAGCGCCACCGGCTGACCGGCGCGATGCAGCCGTAA
- a CDS encoding LysR substrate-binding domain-containing protein: MDIRSLRYFVETARLSSFTQAAEQLHVTQSTISKMVHQLEQELGTPLLNRDGRRLTLTDTGRVVFQRGQEMLATLRTLSDEVRDIQAARRGALTIGVPPMINLLFTPVLKTFRERHPDIALALREEPGQQVERLVAAGELELGMTVLPADPALPVRTLPVATSPIWALAATGTFQANRRTLRLAALRDLPLVLLTDEFALTRTLRRAFAAAGFEPRVVAQSGQWDWLVEMASAGIGVALLPELFIDRLADERLQAVRIVEPQLPWQVAHVWNGRYLSHAARAWLDVCAEVLGRQPG; this comes from the coding sequence ATGGACATCCGATCGCTGCGCTACTTCGTCGAGACGGCCCGGCTGTCCAGCTTCACGCAGGCGGCCGAGCAGCTGCACGTGACGCAATCGACCATCAGCAAGATGGTCCACCAGCTGGAGCAGGAGCTGGGCACGCCGCTGCTCAATCGCGACGGCCGGCGCCTGACCTTGACGGATACCGGCCGCGTGGTGTTCCAGCGCGGCCAGGAGATGCTGGCGACGTTGCGCACCTTGTCCGACGAAGTACGCGACATCCAGGCCGCGCGGCGCGGCGCGCTGACGATCGGTGTGCCGCCGATGATCAACCTGCTGTTCACGCCGGTGCTGAAGACATTTCGGGAACGCCATCCGGACATCGCCCTCGCCCTGCGCGAGGAGCCGGGCCAGCAGGTGGAAAGGCTGGTGGCGGCCGGCGAACTGGAACTGGGCATGACGGTGCTGCCGGCCGACCCGGCGCTGCCCGTGCGCACGCTGCCGGTGGCGACCAGCCCGATCTGGGCGCTGGCCGCCACCGGCACGTTCCAGGCCAACCGGCGCACGTTGAGACTGGCCGCGTTGCGCGACCTGCCGCTGGTGCTGCTGACGGACGAGTTCGCGCTGACGCGCACCTTGCGCCGCGCCTTCGCGGCCGCCGGCTTCGAGCCGCGCGTGGTGGCGCAGAGCGGCCAATGGGACTGGCTGGTGGAGATGGCCTCGGCCGGCATCGGCGTCGCGCTGCTGCCGGAGCTGTTCATCGACCGGCTGGCGGACGAGCGGCTGCAAGCGGTGCGCATCGTCGAGCCGCAACTGCCCTGGCAGGTAGCGCACGTGTGGAATGGCCGCTACCTGTCGCACGCGGCACGGGCGTGGCTGGACGTATGCGCCGAGGTGCTGGGGCGGCAGCCCGGCTAG
- a CDS encoding transporter, with amino-acid sequence MRISTLSSHWLACLLGLILLPAAAHAQGDDDKIDADRPDFVDASRVLGKGRWQLEGGYAVERDREAGVRERTGSTPLLLRYGATGTTELRVETEGRMRYRADGPGVRERERGWDDVTLGAARHLADGGGARPSLGVIADVTFATGSAQFRGAGVRPSLRAVAEWELPRGLSLGVMPGLVRDHAQDGRRAINGLLGISLGKDWSDSLHGFVELAAPRIARVRNGGTEATFDVGAAWMVSQHCQLDAAVMRGLNHRTADLAWTVGFSFRP; translated from the coding sequence ATGCGGATCTCCACACTATCCTCACACTGGCTGGCCTGCCTGCTGGGCCTGATCTTGCTGCCGGCCGCCGCGCATGCGCAGGGCGACGACGACAAGATCGACGCCGACCGCCCCGACTTCGTCGACGCCAGCCGCGTGCTCGGCAAGGGCCGCTGGCAGCTCGAAGGCGGCTACGCCGTCGAGCGCGACCGCGAAGCCGGCGTGCGCGAGCGCACCGGCAGCACGCCGCTGCTGCTGCGCTACGGCGCCACCGGGACGACCGAGCTGCGCGTCGAGACGGAAGGGCGGATGCGCTACCGCGCCGACGGACCGGGCGTGCGCGAGCGTGAACGCGGCTGGGACGACGTGACCCTGGGCGCGGCCCGTCACCTCGCGGACGGCGGCGGCGCCCGGCCATCGCTGGGCGTCATTGCCGACGTCACGTTCGCCACCGGCTCGGCCCAGTTCCGCGGCGCTGGCGTGCGCCCGTCGCTGCGCGCGGTCGCGGAGTGGGAGCTGCCGCGCGGGCTGTCGCTGGGCGTGATGCCGGGCCTGGTGCGCGATCACGCGCAGGACGGCCGCCGCGCCATCAATGGCCTGCTCGGCATTTCACTCGGCAAGGACTGGAGCGACAGCTTGCACGGCTTCGTCGAACTGGCCGCGCCGCGCATCGCGCGCGTGCGCAACGGCGGCACCGAGGCCACGTTCGATGTCGGTGCCGCGTGGATGGTGTCGCAGCACTGCCAGCTCGACGCCGCCGTCATGCGCGGCCTGAACCACCGTACCGCCGATCTGGCCTGGACCGTCGGCTTCTCGTTCCGGCCCTAG